A genomic segment from Nitrospira lenta encodes:
- a CDS encoding kinase, with product MIISRTPFRISFFGGGTDYPVWFKEHGGSVLATTIDKYCYISCRHLPPFFEHKTRIAYSRIEHAKSNAEIEHPAVRGVLQYLNMTEGLEIHHDGDLPARTGLGSSSSFTVGLLHALYAMQHRMPTKSELAHAAIHVEQNIVQESVGCQDQVLAAHGGLCRLTFSPGGEIGYTPLIMKPERLKQFQDHLLLYFTGFSRTASEIAKEQIATTKHRRVELFAMLQMVQEGISLLTGDHDLAEFGELLHEAWMVKRGLTSKITTPLIDQIYDAARNAGALGGKLLGAGGGGFMLIYAKPELHAKINAALPGLLQVPFQFEGSGSQIVFFQQEVPIRRAPLWSDVPTTAELEEHASHTWKKDAA from the coding sequence ATGATCATCAGCCGCACACCTTTTCGCATCTCCTTCTTCGGAGGCGGAACCGATTACCCCGTGTGGTTCAAAGAGCACGGCGGCTCCGTTCTGGCCACCACGATCGACAAGTATTGCTACATCTCGTGCCGTCATTTGCCGCCGTTCTTTGAACATAAAACGCGGATTGCCTACTCGCGTATCGAACATGCCAAGAGCAACGCCGAGATTGAGCATCCCGCCGTGCGGGGCGTTCTGCAGTATCTCAACATGACAGAAGGGCTGGAGATCCATCACGACGGCGATCTTCCGGCCCGTACCGGTCTGGGATCCAGTTCTTCATTCACGGTCGGTTTGCTGCACGCGCTCTATGCGATGCAACACCGGATGCCGACGAAATCAGAACTGGCTCATGCGGCCATTCATGTTGAACAGAATATCGTACAGGAATCCGTCGGGTGCCAGGATCAGGTCTTGGCCGCGCACGGCGGTCTCTGCCGCCTGACCTTCTCACCTGGCGGAGAGATCGGCTACACCCCGCTGATCATGAAGCCTGAACGGCTCAAGCAGTTTCAAGATCATCTGCTGCTGTATTTCACCGGTTTCTCACGCACGGCGTCCGAAATTGCCAAGGAACAGATCGCCACGACTAAACATCGGCGGGTGGAACTGTTTGCCATGTTGCAGATGGTGCAGGAAGGCATTTCGCTCCTGACCGGCGACCACGATCTCGCGGAGTTCGGCGAGCTCCTGCACGAAGCCTGGATGGTCAAGCGAGGACTGACCAGCAAGATCACCACTCCGCTCATCGATCAGATTTACGATGCCGCCCGCAACGCCGGTGCGCTCGGCGGCAAGCTGCTCGGAGCCGGCGGGGGAGGCTTCATGTTGATCTACGCTAAGCCAGAGCTCCACGCCAAAATTAATGCCGCGCTACCCGGCCTGCTGCAAGTGCCGTTTCAGTTTGAAGGGTCGGGGAGTCAGATCGTATTTTTTCAGCAGGAAGTCCCCATCAGACGGGCGCCCTTATGGAGTGACGTACCCACTACGGCAGAACTCGAAGAGCACGCCAGTCATACGTGGAAAAAGGACGCCGCCTGA
- a CDS encoding nucleotidyltransferase family protein — MTHASPDVVILCGGLGTRLTPVLQDRPKPMAPINGRPFLDLVIDHVLSNGFRRIVFCTGHHGDWIARHVTQRHDCESIISHETTPLGTAGALRACRSLLTTPTALVLNGDSLCRIDLQALLALHQDKQAEATMAVIPSNDRLDAGGVTMDALGWIRSFHEKQPAPFLNAGIYAIQTTVLHRIPDAGACSLERDLFPRLVEGQLYGYACEAPLYDIGTPARLAAFQALDKDTSDHHLTISLSQ, encoded by the coding sequence ATGACGCATGCATCGCCCGACGTTGTCATTCTCTGCGGAGGCTTGGGAACCAGGCTCACGCCGGTCCTGCAGGATCGCCCAAAACCCATGGCCCCGATCAATGGCCGGCCTTTTCTCGACCTGGTGATCGACCATGTCCTCTCCAATGGCTTTCGTCGGATTGTATTTTGCACAGGCCATCATGGCGACTGGATCGCGCGACATGTCACCCAACGACACGATTGTGAGTCGATCATCTCGCATGAAACCACCCCGCTCGGCACGGCCGGAGCCTTACGGGCCTGCCGCTCCCTGCTCACCACACCGACGGCCCTTGTTCTGAACGGCGACTCTTTGTGCCGGATCGACCTCCAGGCCTTACTGGCGCTGCATCAAGACAAGCAAGCCGAGGCGACAATGGCGGTGATCCCCTCGAACGATCGTCTGGACGCCGGAGGAGTCACCATGGATGCGCTGGGTTGGATCCGCTCGTTTCACGAAAAACAACCGGCTCCGTTTCTGAATGCCGGGATCTATGCGATTCAGACCACGGTACTTCATCGCATTCCAGACGCGGGCGCCTGTTCACTCGAGCGAGATCTCTTCCCTCGCCTGGTGGAAGGCCAGCTCTACGGCTATGCCTGTGAGGCTCCACTCTACGACATTGGGACGCCGGCTCGTTTGGCCGCCTTCCAAGCACTCGATAAGGACACCTCCGATCACCATCTCACCATTTCACTGTCACAATAG
- a CDS encoding SDR family oxidoreductase, whose amino-acid sequence MKHALTLAKPVWGIGKHVVITGGSSGIGFEVAKRLNGVCRKISLISRNENGKLAEAKETLLRLQKNTRTGIHTEINTCAMDVRNIESAQAWIGDVYSKGKDQIDIFVSSAGGSHVYGTLEEMTMADINAIFDVNAKAPIMWMRALLPYMKLNKIDRRDTKRGHVLMLSSRSGERTLPKLSVYTAAKGAVEKLVEAMQKEYVQYRMVFTLINPGSVNTDFTAHWDKATRKAHNDESMSVQEAADSILHAIHSHVAINKISYESVSQWMHEPGVLLAS is encoded by the coding sequence ATGAAACATGCTTTGACACTTGCGAAACCGGTTTGGGGCATCGGCAAACACGTGGTGATTACAGGCGGTTCAAGCGGCATCGGATTCGAGGTCGCCAAGCGGCTCAATGGCGTCTGCCGGAAGATTTCGTTGATCTCGCGCAATGAGAACGGGAAGCTCGCCGAAGCGAAGGAGACGCTGCTTCGCCTCCAAAAGAATACGCGGACCGGTATTCATACAGAAATCAATACCTGCGCGATGGATGTGCGCAACATCGAATCCGCGCAAGCCTGGATCGGCGATGTATATTCAAAAGGGAAAGATCAGATCGACATTTTCGTCAGCTCGGCAGGCGGCAGCCATGTCTATGGGACGCTGGAAGAGATGACCATGGCGGACATCAATGCGATTTTCGATGTCAACGCCAAGGCTCCCATCATGTGGATGCGCGCGCTCTTGCCGTATATGAAACTCAACAAGATCGACCGGCGGGATACCAAGCGGGGCCATGTGCTCATGCTGTCGTCCCGCTCAGGTGAGCGTACCTTGCCCAAGTTGAGCGTCTATACCGCGGCGAAAGGTGCGGTCGAGAAACTGGTCGAGGCCATGCAGAAGGAATATGTCCAGTATCGCATGGTGTTCACGCTCATCAATCCCGGTTCCGTGAACACGGATTTCACCGCGCACTGGGATAAAGCTACGAGAAAAGCGCACAACGACGAAAGCATGTCCGTGCAGGAAGCGGCGGATTCTATTTTGCACGCGATCCATTCTCATGTCGCCATCAACAAGATCTCCTATGAATCGGTCAGTCAGTGGATGCATGAGCCCGGCGTGCTCTTAGCGAGCTAA
- a CDS encoding pyridoxal phosphate-dependent aminotransferase: MMTPTASIMTPASQHRVNDVLGTLPRSGIRRLTDQVMGSQDMDDAIQLGFGQPQEATDDLIRKAIIKATEERTLGYTENAGLRVLRDAIVTKLTVRNSIDTDSDSVFVTPGATYGVAVTVGCLINPGDEVLVPDPGYPNFAAAVRHYGGIVKFYQLREETGFLPDLHELTALISPATKVLIINSPGNPTGAVIDPGMMDQLVQLTRERGLWLVSDEVYETYVYGRRHVSPLSFGGSDHVVGLYSFSKSYNITGLRVGYVVTRHPALRRALLNAQELYISCAPSISQAAALQALADGGAYPDAMRATYEQKRDLVMQALGSYAGYRPAGAFYLLVNIGFTGLRSDDFADRLLKDTHVVVAPGATFGPTSDKYVRIAFTPRVEQLQTGLTRLTEFLNRWTGAA; this comes from the coding sequence ATGATGACACCCACCGCTTCCATCATGACGCCGGCTTCCCAGCACAGGGTGAACGATGTGCTGGGAACCCTTCCACGTTCCGGCATACGCCGGCTGACGGACCAGGTCATGGGAAGCCAGGATATGGACGATGCGATTCAGCTGGGATTCGGGCAGCCGCAAGAAGCGACGGATGACCTCATCCGCAAGGCCATTATCAAGGCCACGGAAGAGCGCACGCTGGGGTACACGGAAAATGCGGGCCTGCGGGTGCTTCGTGACGCCATTGTCACGAAACTGACCGTGCGCAATAGCATCGACACAGACAGCGACAGTGTGTTTGTCACCCCCGGCGCGACCTATGGCGTGGCCGTGACGGTAGGATGTCTGATCAACCCGGGGGATGAGGTGCTGGTGCCTGATCCTGGTTATCCCAACTTCGCCGCCGCGGTGCGGCATTACGGCGGCATTGTGAAGTTCTATCAGTTGCGGGAAGAAACAGGCTTCCTTCCGGATCTGCATGAGCTGACGGCGCTCATCTCTCCGGCAACCAAAGTCCTGATCATCAATTCTCCCGGCAACCCGACCGGCGCGGTTATCGATCCCGGCATGATGGACCAGTTAGTCCAGCTCACACGCGAGCGGGGACTGTGGCTGGTTTCGGACGAAGTCTATGAAACGTATGTGTATGGGCGCCGACATGTCTCGCCGCTCTCGTTCGGAGGAAGCGACCATGTCGTGGGTCTCTACAGTTTTTCGAAAAGCTATAACATCACCGGCCTGCGCGTGGGCTATGTCGTCACGCGGCATCCGGCGTTGCGCCGCGCATTGCTGAACGCCCAAGAGCTCTACATTTCATGTGCCCCGTCCATTTCGCAAGCGGCCGCACTCCAAGCATTGGCCGACGGTGGCGCCTATCCGGATGCGATGCGAGCCACCTATGAACAGAAGCGCGATCTGGTCATGCAGGCGCTTGGCTCCTATGCAGGATATCGTCCTGCCGGCGCTTTTTATCTGCTGGTCAACATCGGTTTTACCGGGCTGCGTTCCGACGACTTTGCCGATCGCCTCCTCAAGGACACACATGTTGTGGTGGCACCGGGAGCGACGTTCGGCCCGACATCGGACAAGTATGTCCGCATTGCCTTTACCCCACGCGTTGAACAACTGCAAACCGGTCTGACACGCCTTACAGAGTTTCTGAACCGATGGACGGGCGCGGCCTAA
- a CDS encoding thiamine pyrophosphate-dependent enzyme, whose product MKCELEQTARTPAYGLIPDVANRFSKEYALKLFTQICFNRFFEFEVKKAYDKGLMKLPIYLSVGQEHIPAAIASVFSDCLIFAQHRAHSVYLSFGGDPLQLIDELLSRPSGCARGMGGSASIHSQQIGMFGHSGLMGDQVPIAVGAALGAEKPVLTVMGDASAEEDYIYGALGFAVTKKLPVLFVCEDNDLSILTRTPVRRSWTLCGLAQGLGLPAVDITDDPWLIAHHVKELSQQLPALINIRTCRGLWHAGSGCDGPPEWDRFALIKDTMRILGLENDITAIESDTERTVQGLWAERLQKS is encoded by the coding sequence ATGAAGTGCGAACTGGAGCAGACAGCAAGGACACCCGCCTACGGACTCATCCCGGACGTGGCGAACAGGTTTTCAAAAGAGTATGCCCTCAAGCTTTTCACACAGATCTGTTTCAACCGGTTCTTCGAATTCGAAGTGAAGAAGGCCTACGACAAAGGATTGATGAAGCTGCCGATTTATTTGTCGGTCGGACAGGAGCATATTCCTGCCGCCATCGCGTCGGTCTTTTCCGACTGTCTGATTTTTGCGCAGCACCGCGCTCATTCTGTCTATCTGTCGTTCGGCGGTGATCCTCTCCAGCTCATCGACGAACTCTTAAGTCGTCCGTCCGGATGCGCGCGCGGCATGGGAGGCTCGGCCTCGATACATTCCCAGCAGATCGGCATGTTCGGGCATAGCGGGCTGATGGGCGATCAAGTTCCGATTGCGGTGGGGGCTGCATTAGGCGCAGAGAAGCCGGTGCTCACGGTCATGGGCGATGCCTCCGCGGAAGAGGACTACATCTACGGGGCCTTGGGATTTGCCGTCACGAAGAAACTACCCGTCCTCTTCGTCTGCGAAGACAATGACCTATCGATCCTGACCAGGACACCGGTTCGGCGTTCGTGGACCCTCTGCGGTCTTGCCCAAGGGTTGGGGCTTCCCGCAGTGGATATCACCGACGACCCCTGGCTCATTGCGCATCACGTGAAGGAACTCAGCCAACAGTTGCCGGCACTGATCAATATTAGAACCTGTCGCGGGTTATGGCACGCCGGGTCCGGTTGCGACGGACCACCGGAGTGGGATCGGTTTGCCTTGATCAAGGACACCATGAGGATCCTTGGATTGGAGAACGACATCACCGCCATCGAATCCGATACTGAAAGGACCGTACAAGGCTTATGGGCAGAACGGTTGCAGAAGTCATAA
- a CDS encoding NAD-dependent epimerase/dehydratase family protein has protein sequence MTTQQTHVLVTGGAGYIGSVLCKQLLDRGHRVTVLDNFLYRQNSLLDCCPFDTFRVVRGDCRDERIVTDLLHDADVIIPLAALVGAPLCNRDRVGAYTINFEAVQMLTKLASQQQQIIFPVTNSGYGIGQPGVPCTEDSPLRPISLYGETKVKAERVVLDRGNAITLRLATVFGASPRMRMDLLVNDFVWRAVHDRAVVVFEGHCKRNYIHIRDVVKAFLHSMDHFESMKNRAYNVGLDDANLSKVELCGEIQRHIPQFVFFEAPIGEDPDKRDYIVSNERILSTGFTPDWSLERGILELSKCYTIVTGTGYGNV, from the coding sequence ATGACTACACAACAGACACACGTGCTGGTGACCGGGGGAGCGGGCTATATCGGATCAGTGCTGTGCAAACAGCTTCTTGACCGGGGTCATCGCGTCACCGTCCTTGACAACTTTCTCTATCGTCAAAACAGCCTGTTGGATTGCTGTCCCTTTGACACCTTCCGGGTTGTGCGCGGGGATTGTCGGGATGAACGCATCGTCACGGATCTCCTGCATGACGCGGATGTCATCATTCCGCTTGCGGCGCTGGTGGGAGCCCCGTTGTGCAACCGTGATCGGGTCGGCGCCTACACGATCAATTTCGAAGCCGTGCAGATGCTGACTAAGCTCGCCTCGCAACAGCAACAGATCATCTTCCCAGTCACGAACAGCGGATATGGCATCGGGCAACCGGGCGTTCCCTGCACAGAGGATTCGCCGTTACGTCCCATCAGCTTGTATGGCGAAACGAAGGTCAAGGCTGAACGGGTCGTGTTGGATCGCGGCAACGCGATCACACTCCGGTTGGCCACAGTCTTTGGCGCGTCTCCGCGCATGCGAATGGATCTCCTGGTCAATGACTTCGTCTGGCGCGCGGTGCATGACCGAGCCGTCGTGGTGTTCGAGGGCCATTGCAAGCGGAACTATATCCATATCCGCGACGTCGTGAAGGCCTTTCTCCATTCCATGGATCACTTCGAGAGCATGAAGAACCGCGCCTACAACGTTGGGCTGGACGACGCCAATCTTTCGAAAGTGGAATTGTGCGGAGAGATCCAGCGGCACATTCCTCAGTTTGTCTTTTTTGAAGCACCGATCGGAGAAGACCCCGACAAACGAGATTACATTGTGTCGAACGAACGGATTCTCTCGACTGGCTTCACACCGGACTGGTCGCTCGAGCGCGGCATTCTGGAATTGTCCAAGTGCTACACCATTGTGACCGGAACGGGATACGGCAATGTCTAG